Proteins encoded within one genomic window of Prauserella marina:
- a CDS encoding sodium:solute symporter family protein, which translates to MSFETAFMLLLGGFLIVLVFEGWRSFKTNKGEADYFVAGRKVGAWTGGASIAATQMSAGTFVGTVGIHYLTGASFMWGWAGIWVAFLIAAFVIAPRLRRYSRERNALTFPDFIADRFGGKVPRAVISILLVLSYLVFMSAQYQAGGVILEAAFGIPFFWGAVILMVLVVIYTVFGGMTAVVRTDFLQQMAMALGVVIGLPLLISHAGGMSSLAASLPAVAPEFIGWGFGWAEISSFWLGFGFAALCAPYLLVRFYSMPDDRTCRRASGIALFFVLLTGICIGIAGMVMRVLYPNLSISDAASTILASEVLPPFVGALLLTAVIMAVLSTVDSVLLVAGPAISYDLYTALLRPDTSERRRTIINRWVTLVIGMLPVLLTLQELDIVQFVVLSYAALLGSTVTAPVLLGLYWRRATKVGAVWSMVSGFGTCLLWYVIDGPFFEPVVPGVVAGFAGMIIGSLLSKPMKPEELTSFFPLDSWKPAKTRKPTVVSG; encoded by the coding sequence ATGAGCTTCGAAACGGCGTTCATGCTGCTGCTCGGCGGCTTCCTCATCGTGCTCGTTTTCGAGGGGTGGCGTTCGTTCAAGACCAACAAGGGCGAGGCCGACTACTTCGTCGCCGGCAGAAAAGTCGGCGCGTGGACGGGCGGTGCGAGCATCGCCGCGACCCAGATGAGCGCGGGCACCTTCGTTGGCACGGTCGGTATCCACTACCTGACCGGCGCTTCCTTCATGTGGGGCTGGGCGGGAATCTGGGTCGCCTTCCTCATCGCCGCGTTCGTGATCGCGCCGCGACTGCGCCGCTATTCGAGGGAACGCAACGCGCTGACCTTCCCCGACTTCATCGCAGACCGGTTCGGCGGCAAGGTACCGAGGGCGGTCATCTCGATTCTGCTCGTCTTGTCCTACCTGGTGTTCATGTCGGCGCAGTACCAGGCGGGAGGGGTGATCCTCGAAGCGGCCTTCGGGATCCCGTTCTTCTGGGGCGCTGTGATTCTGATGGTGCTGGTGGTCATCTACACCGTCTTCGGCGGCATGACAGCGGTGGTCCGCACCGACTTTTTGCAGCAGATGGCGATGGCGCTCGGGGTCGTGATCGGACTGCCGCTGCTGATCAGCCACGCGGGCGGCATGTCCTCGCTGGCGGCCTCGCTGCCAGCGGTCGCGCCCGAGTTCATCGGCTGGGGCTTCGGCTGGGCCGAGATCAGCAGCTTCTGGCTCGGCTTCGGTTTCGCCGCACTGTGCGCGCCGTACCTGCTGGTTCGGTTCTACTCGATGCCCGACGACCGCACCTGTCGCAGGGCTTCCGGAATCGCGCTGTTCTTCGTGCTGCTGACCGGAATCTGCATCGGCATCGCCGGAATGGTGATGCGCGTGCTGTACCCGAATCTGTCCATATCGGACGCGGCGTCGACGATTCTCGCCTCCGAAGTGCTACCACCGTTCGTCGGCGCGCTGTTGCTCACCGCGGTCATCATGGCCGTGCTGAGCACTGTGGACTCCGTGCTTCTGGTGGCAGGGCCCGCGATCTCCTACGACCTCTACACCGCGCTCCTTCGCCCCGACACCTCGGAGCGGCGCAGGACGATCATCAACCGGTGGGTCACGCTGGTGATCGGCATGCTGCCCGTCCTGCTGACCTTGCAGGAACTGGACATCGTGCAGTTCGTCGTGCTCAGCTACGCGGCGCTGCTCGGCAGCACGGTCACCGCGCCGGTGTTGCTCGGCCTCTACTGGCGCAGGGCGACGAAGGTCGGCGCCGTGTGGTCGATGGTCTCCGGATTCGGCACCTGTCTACTGTGGTATGTCATCGACGGACCGTTCTTCGAACCCGTTGTTCCCGGCGTCGTCGCGGGCTTCGCCGGCATGATCATCGGTTCGCTGCTCAGCAAACCCATGAAGCCAGAGGAACTCACCTCGTTCTTCCCGCTCGATTCCTGGAAACCGGCCAAGACCAGGAAACCAACCGTTGTCAGTGGCTGA
- a CDS encoding ABC transporter substrate-binding protein: MAERIARRSVLKGLVAAPLLGTALAGCATRHSTTPAGTLNIGQISDSVAFLPLYIAETKGFFTEEGLTLGERPRLGTGAKVAAALKSGSIDLGAGVITDAFNLARIDDGTKIVSSLVTEYYVDVIVAADFEGPGDDATMEDKVAALVGKRIGITGPGSGTEGLVNYLFNAIGRNAAIDSTLVNLGSAATAAIGALKSDRVDALAFFQPIGQQAEATGTGRIYLSPARGDIPSMRGALHGVMFSTSKLLERKRDEVAGFNRAIARALDVIHGDPAHARELLGKYLDKSNPEALDALLPILRAEIPASPEVGRQAYETATKFHLDSGLIDKAPGYGSVILA; this comes from the coding sequence ATGGCTGAGCGCATCGCCCGCAGGAGCGTCCTCAAAGGACTCGTCGCGGCACCCTTGCTCGGCACGGCACTCGCCGGATGCGCGACACGGCATTCGACGACCCCAGCCGGAACACTCAACATCGGACAGATCAGCGACTCGGTGGCGTTCCTCCCGTTGTACATCGCCGAAACCAAGGGCTTCTTCACCGAAGAAGGACTCACCCTCGGCGAACGGCCTCGGCTGGGTACCGGCGCGAAGGTCGCCGCCGCACTGAAGTCGGGCAGCATCGACCTCGGCGCGGGCGTCATCACCGACGCGTTCAACCTCGCGAGGATCGACGACGGAACGAAGATCGTGTCGAGCCTGGTCACCGAGTACTACGTCGACGTGATCGTCGCGGCGGACTTCGAGGGCCCCGGCGACGACGCCACGATGGAGGACAAGGTCGCCGCGCTCGTCGGAAAGCGGATCGGCATCACCGGTCCCGGCTCCGGCACGGAAGGACTGGTGAACTACCTCTTCAACGCGATCGGCCGCAACGCGGCCATCGACTCGACGCTGGTGAACCTCGGCAGCGCGGCGACGGCGGCGATCGGTGCGCTCAAGTCGGACCGGGTCGACGCGCTGGCCTTCTTTCAGCCCATCGGACAACAGGCAGAGGCCACCGGGACCGGCCGGATCTACCTGTCCCCCGCCAGGGGCGACATTCCGAGCATGCGGGGCGCGCTGCACGGCGTCATGTTCAGCACGTCGAAACTGCTGGAACGCAAGCGGGACGAGGTGGCGGGGTTCAACAGGGCCATCGCCAGGGCGCTCGACGTCATCCACGGCGACCCGGCGCACGCGAGGGAGTTGCTCGGCAAGTACCTCGACAAGTCGAACCCCGAGGCGCTCGACGCGCTGCTGCCCATCCTGCGCGCCGAGATACCCGCCAGCCCCGAGGTCGGGCGGCAAGCGTATGAGACGGCGACGAAATTCCATCTCGACAGCGGGCTGATCGACAAAGCTCCCGGCTACGGCTCGGTCATCCTGGCCTGA
- a CDS encoding LPXTG cell wall anchor domain-containing protein, with protein sequence MTTLASGTWLTPFGVPFDTAVLAGLLLTVLAIALAGRRRKNDDTEPESGDRS encoded by the coding sequence ATGACAACACTGGCCTCCGGAACCTGGCTCACGCCGTTCGGCGTGCCCTTCGACACCGCCGTCCTGGCGGGGCTGCTGCTCACCGTGCTGGCGATCGCGCTGGCCGGCCGCCGCCGCAAGAACGACGACACCGAACCGGAAAGCGGTGACCGCTCATGA
- a CDS encoding MFS transporter, protein MSTNSASSPPSHSKTQLRRAVLSSYLGSVIEYYDFLLYATASALVFNKVFFSGLDPAVGTIASLGTFTTGYLARPLGGVIFGHFGDLLGRKRMLVITMTMMGVASTIIGLLPTYAQIGALAPILLVLLRVTQGIAVGGEWGGAVLMSAEHATTRRGLWASFTNAGAPSGMVVSTLVLTLAAAVTTEEQFLAWGWRVPFLLSVVLLAIGLFVRLKVEETPVFAASKPSRGSAPLLEVLRKYPRNLLLAVGVGFGAFVAQGTLTTFVIAYAVEAGFERQTVLNALTVSSAGAVLGIIGYSALSDRVGRKPVVLGGAIATAAVAFVLFPLIDTGSAVLLTVAVVLGQSVAHPAMYGPLAALYTEMFGTRTRYTGASLGYQIAGVGAGVGPVVFASMAGAGTPAISAVIAACCLLTVVCVLATKDRHRSSLADEPGPPVAEPEDRAGQARMTEP, encoded by the coding sequence ATGTCGACGAATTCCGCGAGCTCCCCACCCAGCCACTCGAAGACCCAGCTCCGGCGTGCCGTGTTGTCGAGCTATCTCGGCAGCGTCATCGAGTACTACGATTTTCTGCTCTATGCGACCGCGTCGGCGCTGGTGTTCAACAAGGTCTTCTTCTCGGGCCTCGATCCGGCGGTCGGCACGATCGCAAGCCTCGGCACCTTCACCACCGGTTACCTCGCGCGACCGCTCGGGGGCGTGATCTTCGGACACTTCGGCGATCTGCTCGGCCGGAAGCGGATGCTCGTCATCACGATGACCATGATGGGCGTGGCGAGCACGATCATCGGATTGTTGCCCACCTATGCGCAGATCGGCGCGCTCGCCCCGATCCTGCTGGTGTTGCTGCGGGTCACGCAGGGGATCGCGGTGGGCGGCGAATGGGGCGGCGCCGTGCTGATGTCGGCCGAGCACGCCACGACCCGGCGAGGGCTGTGGGCGAGCTTCACCAACGCCGGCGCGCCGAGCGGCATGGTGGTGTCCACATTGGTACTGACACTGGCGGCCGCCGTGACCACCGAGGAACAGTTCCTCGCCTGGGGCTGGCGGGTGCCGTTCCTGCTCAGCGTCGTGTTGCTCGCGATCGGCCTTTTCGTTCGGCTGAAGGTCGAGGAGACTCCGGTGTTCGCCGCATCGAAACCCTCCCGCGGGTCGGCGCCACTGCTGGAGGTGCTGCGGAAGTACCCGAGAAACCTCCTGCTGGCCGTGGGAGTCGGCTTCGGCGCGTTCGTCGCACAGGGAACGCTGACCACGTTCGTGATCGCCTACGCCGTGGAAGCCGGTTTCGAAAGACAGACGGTGCTCAACGCGCTCACCGTGTCATCGGCGGGCGCCGTGCTCGGCATCATCGGCTATTCCGCGTTGTCCGACCGGGTCGGCAGGAAACCCGTCGTGCTCGGCGGCGCGATCGCCACCGCGGCCGTCGCCTTCGTGCTGTTCCCGTTGATCGACACCGGTTCCGCGGTGCTGCTCACCGTCGCGGTGGTCCTCGGCCAGTCGGTGGCGCACCCGGCGATGTACGGCCCGCTGGCCGCCCTCTACACCGAGATGTTCGGAACGAGGACACGCTATACCGGAGCGTCATTGGGCTACCAGATCGCCGGAGTGGGAGCGGGGGTCGGTCCCGTGGTGTTCGCGAGCATGGCCGGAGCGGGAACCCCGGCGATCTCGGCCGTGATCGCGGCGTGCTGCCTGCTGACCGTCGTGTGCGTGCTGGCGACCAAGGACCGGCACCGGTCCAGTCTCGCCGACGAGCCCGGTCCTCCGGTGGCGGAGCCGGAGGACCGGGCCGGTCAGGCCAGGATGACCGAGCCGTAG
- a CDS encoding aspartate/glutamate racemase family protein, which yields MHLTYLLPAPMHVTALGETEMRRRATLLGEWSPEGTTVTVSAVDRGPSSVESAYEEYLAIPAMGSALRRAEDGGTDATILGCFGDPGLDGLREIARKPVVGPAASAMALAATLGHRFSIVTVAEGVRPLLRRIAWETGLLDALDEVRSVDLSVLAINTDKEAAFASLRDECAKLIADTDTDTLVLGCMSMGFLGAAERLTTELGVPVVNPIRAALHQAHALHGMGLSHSTRAYRTPPALADGAGGVDALLRVAEGPKEVTA from the coding sequence ATGCACCTGACGTATCTCTTGCCAGCACCCATGCACGTGACGGCGCTGGGCGAGACCGAGATGCGCCGCAGGGCCACCCTGCTCGGCGAGTGGTCGCCCGAGGGAACCACCGTCACGGTCTCCGCCGTCGATCGTGGACCGTCCTCCGTGGAATCTGCTTACGAGGAGTATCTCGCCATCCCCGCGATGGGCAGTGCGCTGCGCCGCGCCGAGGACGGCGGAACGGACGCCACCATTCTCGGTTGCTTCGGCGATCCGGGGCTCGACGGGTTGCGCGAGATCGCGCGCAAGCCGGTGGTCGGGCCCGCCGCCTCGGCCATGGCGCTGGCCGCGACGCTCGGTCACCGCTTCTCGATCGTCACGGTCGCCGAGGGGGTACGCCCACTGCTGCGCCGCATCGCATGGGAGACCGGTCTGCTCGACGCGCTCGACGAGGTCCGTTCCGTCGATCTCTCGGTACTCGCGATCAACACCGACAAGGAGGCCGCCTTCGCGTCACTGCGGGACGAATGCGCGAAGCTGATCGCCGACACGGACACCGACACGCTCGTGCTCGGCTGCATGAGCATGGGATTCCTCGGCGCCGCCGAACGGCTCACCACCGAACTCGGGGTGCCGGTGGTGAACCCGATCAGAGCGGCGCTGCACCAAGCACACGCGCTGCACGGCATGGGGCTGTCACACAGCACCCGCGCCTACCGCACTCCCCCCGCGCTCGCCGACGGGGCGGGTGGAGTCGACGCGCTCCTCCGCGTAGCCGAAGGTCCGAAAGAGGTCACCGCATGA
- a CDS encoding FAD binding domain-containing protein — protein sequence MIPARFTYLRAASVDEAVAMLGQYGDEAKVLAGGHSLLPLMKLRLAAPGVLVDITPLDGLRQVRQEGGDIVIGALSRFHDLHGDPVLAEHAPLLAHVAGEVGDQQVRHRGTIGGSLVHADPAADLSAAVLACDGALVVSGPQGRREIPAAEFFLGPFTTPLEPDELLTEIRVPARAGTGWGFEKFRRRAIDWAIVGVAVTGTSVSLINMAGTPVRATATERALAEGASLADAAALAAEGTSPVEEPHASTEYRRHLARVLTARALERAAG from the coding sequence AGGCGAAGGTGCTCGCGGGCGGGCATTCGCTGCTGCCGTTGATGAAGCTGCGCCTCGCCGCGCCCGGGGTGCTTGTCGACATCACGCCACTCGACGGTCTCCGCCAGGTGCGCCAGGAGGGCGGCGACATCGTGATCGGCGCGCTGTCTCGCTTTCACGACCTGCACGGCGATCCGGTGCTCGCCGAGCACGCCCCGCTGCTCGCGCACGTGGCGGGAGAGGTGGGTGACCAGCAGGTCCGGCATCGCGGGACGATCGGCGGCTCGCTGGTGCACGCCGACCCCGCCGCCGATCTTTCCGCGGCCGTGCTGGCCTGTGATGGGGCGCTCGTCGTCTCGGGACCGCAAGGGCGGCGCGAGATCCCGGCGGCGGAGTTCTTCCTGGGTCCCTTCACGACTCCGCTCGAACCCGACGAACTGCTGACCGAGATCAGGGTTCCCGCGAGGGCCGGAACCGGCTGGGGGTTCGAGAAGTTCCGCAGGAGGGCCATCGACTGGGCGATCGTCGGGGTCGCGGTGACCGGGACATCGGTGAGCTTGATCAACATGGCGGGCACACCGGTGAGGGCGACCGCGACGGAGCGAGCGCTCGCCGAGGGCGCGAGCCTGGCCGACGCGGCCGCGCTGGCCGCGGAGGGCACCAGCCCGGTCGAGGAGCCCCACGCGAGCACCGAGTACCGCAGGCATCTCGCGAGGGTGCTCACCGCGAGGGCCCTGGAGCGCGCCGCGGGCTGA
- a CDS encoding alpha/beta fold hydrolase, translating into MTTPPTRYLDLAHGRVAFDDTADSHDTPGRPVVVCVPGLGDIRGVYRHLRPLLTRAGHRVVTMDLRGAGESSADWPDYSTTAVASDVLALVRHLGAGPVVLVGNSYTGGASLVAAAEAGEAFAGLVLTAPFARRQPRQRLLVRVALGVVGRFPFAWVAYWASLFTGGKPADFASARKALAASLRRPGHMAALRAMLAADQSPGEAAAPRVRCPVLVVMGGADPDFPDPVAEADAVAALVPDGAVAMIKGCGHYPAAEAPGETAAVVLPFLRKVLA; encoded by the coding sequence ATGACCACGCCGCCGACCCGCTATCTCGACCTCGCGCATGGCCGCGTCGCCTTCGACGACACGGCCGACAGCCACGACACACCCGGGCGTCCGGTGGTGGTGTGCGTGCCGGGACTCGGCGACATCCGGGGCGTATACCGGCACCTGCGGCCGTTGCTCACCCGCGCCGGCCACCGCGTGGTGACCATGGACCTGCGCGGAGCGGGGGAGTCGAGCGCGGACTGGCCGGACTATTCGACGACCGCGGTCGCCTCGGACGTGCTGGCGCTCGTCAGGCACCTGGGCGCGGGGCCGGTCGTCTTGGTCGGCAACTCCTACACGGGAGGTGCTTCGCTGGTCGCGGCGGCCGAGGCGGGGGAGGCGTTCGCCGGGCTCGTGCTGACCGCACCGTTCGCGCGGCGACAGCCTCGGCAGCGGCTCCTCGTGCGGGTCGCGCTCGGCGTGGTCGGCAGGTTCCCCTTCGCGTGGGTCGCCTACTGGGCCTCGCTGTTCACCGGAGGAAAACCCGCCGACTTCGCCTCGGCGAGGAAGGCTCTCGCCGCGAGCCTGCGCAGACCAGGGCACATGGCGGCATTACGGGCGATGCTCGCTGCCGATCAGTCGCCCGGCGAGGCGGCCGCGCCGCGCGTGCGGTGCCCCGTGCTGGTCGTCATGGGTGGCGCCGATCCCGACTTTCCCGATCCGGTCGCCGAGGCCGACGCGGTCGCCGCCCTCGTCCCTGACGGCGCGGTGGCCATGATCAAGGGCTGCGGTCACTACCCCGCTGCCGAGGCACCCGGCGAAACCGCCGCCGTGGTACTGCCGTTCCTGCGAAAGGTGCTGGCCTGA
- a CDS encoding ABC transporter permease: protein MSSTDELASVTHDNGPVRVAISRTWWQKHGTSTTVWSTRVALIALVLVLWEVAADRWIDITFISKPSDIGSRLGEWIADGTLWLHSWITIQEIVYGFLLGAVTGALAGFVLASMTLVYRVLDPFVMALYSIPKVALAPLFIVWFGIDMHMKVLLAAATVFFLVFLNTAAGVRDVDRGLVDAVRLMGGNRWHIARKVVLPSSMTGLLTGLKVAIPYALIGAVIGELVASNRGLGYLINDAAAQFDTAGVFATLVVLSIVAALLNLLVGLLSKRVNRWKPIDG from the coding sequence ATGAGCAGCACCGACGAACTGGCCTCCGTCACGCACGACAACGGACCGGTCAGAGTCGCCATCTCCCGTACCTGGTGGCAAAAACACGGAACGTCCACAACGGTCTGGTCGACGCGGGTCGCACTGATCGCGCTCGTGCTGGTGCTGTGGGAGGTCGCCGCCGACAGGTGGATCGACATCACGTTCATCAGCAAGCCCAGCGACATCGGCAGCCGGCTCGGCGAATGGATCGCCGACGGAACACTGTGGCTGCACTCCTGGATCACCATCCAGGAGATCGTGTACGGCTTCCTGCTCGGCGCGGTGACGGGCGCGCTCGCCGGATTCGTGCTGGCTTCGATGACACTGGTCTACCGCGTGCTCGACCCGTTCGTGATGGCGCTCTACTCGATCCCGAAGGTCGCGCTGGCGCCACTTTTCATCGTGTGGTTCGGCATCGACATGCACATGAAGGTGCTGCTCGCCGCCGCGACCGTGTTCTTCCTGGTGTTCCTCAACACCGCGGCCGGAGTGCGCGATGTGGACAGAGGACTCGTCGACGCGGTGCGGCTGATGGGCGGCAACCGCTGGCACATCGCACGCAAGGTGGTGCTGCCCTCCTCGATGACGGGGCTGCTCACCGGGCTCAAGGTCGCCATTCCCTACGCGCTCATCGGTGCGGTGATCGGTGAACTGGTGGCCTCCAACCGGGGCCTCGGCTACCTGATCAACGACGCGGCCGCGCAGTTCGACACGGCGGGCGTCTTCGCGACACTGGTCGTACTGAGCATCGTCGCCGCGCTGCTGAACCTGCTCGTCGGCTTGCTCAGCAAGCGCGTCAACCGATGGAAGCCGATCGATGGCTGA
- a CDS encoding Lrp/AsnC family transcriptional regulator translates to MEQLSDLDRRILAALQLDGRSSWAEVARLSGTTESTAARRGGRMLDDGTVRVIGVADPLVCGLGQPVLVKLGCAPGSVRTVIDVLAARADTRFLALSTGNWDVITELVVPSQQALATALIDDLGAIPGVHRSSSALITKTFTMRHDWSKRLLGEPAAQQRSVRTTAPATRVVLDDIDRGLLAAIADDGRRAYRDIAKDLTLGETGVRRRVERLQATRALVFSTLVNPVVLGFHVELLAWLKVDLARLDEIAHLLASRPEVRYVSATAGSADLVCEVVLPEAADIHAFTSRVLGALPGVGSVEIGLELENHKRAYRPFHLAEPPS, encoded by the coding sequence GTGGAACAGCTCAGCGACCTCGACCGGCGCATCCTCGCCGCATTGCAGCTTGACGGCCGCAGTTCGTGGGCCGAGGTCGCCCGCCTTTCCGGCACGACGGAAAGCACGGCCGCCCGTCGCGGAGGGCGCATGCTCGACGACGGAACGGTGCGGGTCATCGGGGTGGCCGACCCGCTCGTGTGCGGTCTCGGCCAGCCGGTTCTGGTCAAACTCGGCTGCGCGCCCGGTTCGGTGCGCACGGTCATCGACGTGCTCGCGGCCCGCGCCGACACGAGGTTCCTCGCACTGAGCACGGGCAACTGGGACGTGATCACCGAACTCGTCGTCCCTTCCCAGCAAGCGCTCGCCACCGCGCTGATCGACGACCTCGGTGCCATTCCCGGCGTCCACCGGTCGTCGTCGGCGCTCATCACCAAGACGTTCACGATGCGGCACGACTGGAGCAAACGACTGCTCGGCGAACCCGCCGCCCAGCAACGCTCGGTGCGAACTACCGCCCCCGCGACCCGCGTCGTGCTCGACGACATCGACAGGGGCCTGCTCGCGGCCATCGCCGACGACGGACGGCGGGCCTATCGCGACATCGCCAAGGACCTCACGCTCGGCGAAACCGGTGTGCGGCGCAGGGTGGAACGCCTGCAAGCCACGAGGGCGCTGGTGTTCAGCACGCTCGTCAATCCCGTCGTACTCGGCTTCCACGTCGAATTGCTCGCCTGGCTCAAAGTGGACCTCGCCAGGCTCGACGAGATCGCCCACCTGCTCGCGAGCAGGCCCGAAGTGCGCTACGTGTCGGCGACGGCGGGGTCGGCCGACCTCGTGTGCGAGGTGGTCCTGCCGGAAGCCGCCGACATCCACGCGTTCACCAGCAGGGTACTCGGCGCGCTCCCCGGCGTCGGCTCCGTCGAGATAGGACTGGAGCTGGAGAACCACAAGCGCGCCTACCGTCCCTTCCACCTTGCCGAGCCCCCATCGTGA
- a CDS encoding TetR/AcrR family transcriptional regulator, translating into MPRRGLTTAQLVSAAADIADTDGFGALSLAKVAARVGVRVPSLYKHVGGLDELRCRLGVLGATELADAIRDAAVGLAGRDALRACCRCYRDYARRNPGRYAATQYRFPATSPLGAEFATRSGELLDLLLAVLRGYALDGEDAIHAARLIRSGVHGFVVLEELGGFGLPTELDTSFDKAVDIIEAGLRSLSEKEN; encoded by the coding sequence ATGCCGAGAAGGGGACTGACCACGGCCCAGCTGGTGTCGGCGGCAGCCGACATCGCCGACACCGACGGTTTCGGCGCGCTGTCGCTCGCGAAGGTCGCCGCCCGCGTCGGAGTGCGGGTTCCCTCGCTGTACAAGCATGTCGGGGGGCTCGACGAGTTGCGGTGCAGGCTCGGCGTGCTGGGGGCGACCGAGCTCGCCGACGCGATCAGGGACGCGGCGGTCGGCCTCGCGGGCAGGGACGCGCTGCGCGCCTGCTGTCGCTGCTACCGCGACTACGCGCGCCGGAATCCCGGGCGCTACGCGGCGACCCAGTACCGGTTCCCCGCGACGTCGCCGCTCGGCGCCGAGTTCGCGACGCGGTCGGGCGAACTGCTCGACCTCCTGCTCGCCGTGTTGCGTGGCTACGCGCTCGACGGCGAGGACGCCATCCACGCCGCGAGACTCATTCGCAGCGGCGTACACGGCTTCGTCGTACTGGAAGAACTGGGCGGGTTCGGTCTTCCCACCGAACTCGACACCAGTTTCGACAAGGCCGTCGACATCATCGAAGCCGGACTGCGCTCACTGTCCGAGAAGGAGAATTGA
- a CDS encoding dipeptidase: MVEKTGAQPLRYQGYRSFDALAPGEDYIEFTLAKEIGRVNSRGPELTETQRERVARLLADNTVISLHDHTSVFPEDITETFSYNRTGRHHTGYEGLSLSGIDAVFENFMDGTCCITSTMGWKWEDVLVDLGMRYSDIAKQDFVVKAERVSDIANARANGQIALVPSLEAATPIQNEVDRVDVLYGFGVRQMGIAYSESNTLGSGLRERYDGGLTYFGEKAVRRMNKLGIAIDVSHSGDRTSMDTIKASTQPIFITHAGARSVWPTRRMKPDDVIIACAERGGVIGIEAAPHTTMSPNHPAHNLDAFMEHFTYCVELVGIDHVAFGPDTLFGDHVGLHDTFAKHLSISAAHDGPEFDKVDFVDGIENPAEEFHHITGWLVAHDYSDDEIGKVLGGNILRVLDQVW, encoded by the coding sequence ATGGTGGAGAAAACCGGCGCGCAGCCCTTGCGCTACCAGGGATACCGCTCGTTCGACGCGCTAGCGCCAGGCGAGGACTACATCGAGTTCACCCTTGCCAAGGAGATCGGCAGGGTGAACTCACGAGGCCCGGAGCTGACCGAAACCCAGCGGGAGCGGGTCGCCCGGCTGCTCGCCGACAACACCGTCATCTCGTTGCACGACCACACGAGCGTCTTCCCTGAGGACATCACCGAGACGTTCTCCTACAACAGGACGGGCCGCCACCACACCGGCTACGAGGGACTGTCCCTTTCCGGGATCGACGCGGTCTTCGAGAACTTCATGGACGGCACCTGCTGCATCACCTCGACCATGGGGTGGAAGTGGGAGGACGTGCTCGTCGATCTCGGCATGCGCTACTCCGACATCGCCAAGCAGGACTTCGTCGTGAAGGCCGAGCGGGTCTCCGACATCGCCAACGCCCGCGCCAACGGGCAGATCGCGCTCGTGCCCTCGCTTGAGGCGGCGACGCCGATCCAGAACGAGGTCGACAGGGTCGACGTGCTGTACGGCTTCGGGGTGCGGCAGATGGGCATCGCCTACAGCGAGTCGAACACCCTCGGCTCCGGACTGCGCGAACGGTACGACGGTGGGCTCACCTATTTCGGCGAGAAGGCCGTGCGGCGGATGAACAAGCTCGGCATCGCCATCGACGTGTCACACTCCGGTGACCGCACCAGCATGGACACGATCAAGGCTTCCACGCAGCCGATCTTCATCACCCACGCCGGTGCGCGCTCGGTGTGGCCGACGCGCAGGATGAAGCCGGACGATGTGATCATCGCCTGCGCGGAACGCGGTGGGGTGATCGGCATCGAGGCGGCGCCGCACACCACGATGAGCCCGAACCACCCCGCGCACAACCTCGACGCGTTCATGGAGCACTTCACCTACTGCGTCGAACTGGTGGGAATCGACCACGTGGCCTTCGGCCCCGACACGTTGTTCGGTGACCACGTCGGCCTGCACGACACCTTCGCGAAGCACCTTTCGATCTCGGCTGCCCACGACGGCCCCGAGTTCGACAAGGTCGACTTCGTCGACGGCATCGAGAACCCCGCCGAGGAGTTCCACCACATCACCGGCTGGCTCGTCGCGCACGACTACTCCGACGACGAGATCGGCAAGGTGCTCGGCGGCAACATCCTGCGAGTGCTCGACCAGGTCTGGTGA
- a CDS encoding DUF4260 family protein, which yields MRRIAAALFGLFLLAFAVFEAVKYGGVVVPLVVAGFILPDLAFFAAIGAPAEKGQLPRRAVPLYNLLHHWAPPAVVLVLSATLPISHTTLLLFFPAALAWLSHIMLDRALGYGPRTRDGWQRGGSPVNRPAAGSHQTWSSTRRMLPPSTLPISSSE from the coding sequence ATGAGACGAATCGCCGCCGCGTTGTTCGGGCTGTTCCTGCTGGCGTTCGCCGTGTTCGAGGCCGTCAAGTACGGCGGAGTCGTCGTCCCGCTCGTCGTGGCAGGGTTCATCCTGCCCGATCTCGCCTTCTTCGCGGCGATCGGCGCTCCCGCCGAGAAGGGGCAATTGCCCCGCAGGGCCGTGCCGCTCTACAACCTGTTGCACCACTGGGCGCCGCCCGCGGTCGTGCTGGTGCTTTCGGCGACCCTGCCGATCAGTCATACCACGTTGTTGCTGTTCTTCCCTGCCGCGCTGGCCTGGCTTTCGCACATCATGCTCGACCGCGCGCTCGGTTACGGCCCGCGTACGAGGGATGGATGGCAGCGAGGCGGTTCTCCGGTGAACCGCCCCGCTGCCGGGTCTCACCAGACCTGGTCGAGCACTCGCAGGATGTTGCCGCCGAGCACCTTGCCGATCTCGTCGTCGGAGTAG